The Anaeromyxobacter sp. Fw109-5 genomic interval GAGGGAAACGGCGCCGCCGGGCCGTCCGCGCCCCCGCCCCGGCCATTCTTTCAACGAACATTGAAAGAAAGGGCCGCCGCTGGTAGAGATCGCGCGCCATGGCCTACCGCTCCCTGCGGGAGTTCCTCGATCGGCTGGAGAAGGCGGGCGAGCTCCTCCGCGTGAAGGAGCCGGTCGATCCGGTCCTCGAGATGGCCGCGCTGGCGGATCGCGCGGCGAAGCAGGGGGGGCCGGCGCTCCTCTTCGAGAACGTGAAGGGTCGGGCGCCCGGCGGGTTCCCGGTGGCGATGAACCTGTTCGGGACGCGGCGCCGGGCGAGCTGGGCGCTCTCCTCGGAGGACTTCGAGGAGCACGCGCGCGAGCTCCGCTCGCTCCTGCACATGGCCCCGCCGCAGTCGCTCTGGGACAAGCTGAAGATGCTCCCGAAGCTCGGGAAGCTCGCGACGATGACGCCGAAGCACGTCTCCTCGGCGGCGAGCCAGGAGGTGGTGCTGCGCGAGCCCGACCTCGGTCAGCTGCCGGTGCTCACCACCTGGCCGCACGACGGCGGCCCGTTCGTCACCCTCCCGCAGGTGATCACGCGGGATCCGGACACCGGCATCCGCAACGTCGGCATGTACCGGCTCCAGGTGCTCGGTCCCCGGCGGCTCGCCATGCACTGGCAGCTCCACAAGACCGCGACGGCCCACTACCGCGGCTACCGGAAGCGCGGCGAGCCCATGCCGGTCGCGATCGCGCTCGGCGGCGATCCCGCCCTCACCTACTGCGCCTCGGCGCCGCTGCCGCCCAACGTGGACGAGTACCTGTTCGCCGGGTTCCTGCGCGGCGAGGCGGTGCGGATGACGAAGGGCGTGGCGGTGGACCTCGACGTCCCCGCCGACGCGGATCTCGTCATCGAGGGCTACGTGGACACCGCGGCACCCCTCGTGCGCGAGGGGCCGTTCGGCGATCACACCGGCTTCTACTCGCTCGCGGACGACTACCCCGCCCTGGACGTGGTCGCCGTCACCCACCGCCGCGGCGCGATCTACCCCGCCACCGTGGTGGGTCCGCCGCCGGTCGAGGACCAGTGGCTCGGCAAGGCGACGGAGCGGATCTTCCTGCCGATGCTGCAGATGATCTTCCCGGAGATCGTCGACATGGCGATGCCGGTGGAGGGCGTGTTCCACAACCTCTGCCTCATCTCCATCAAGAAGGAGCACCCCGGCCAGGCGAAGAAGGTCATCCACGGTCTGTGGGGCTCGGGCCAGATGGCGCAGACGAAGACGCTCGTGGTCTTCGACGACGACGTGGACGTGCAGGACGTGCCGCAGGCCGCCTGGCGCGCCTTCGCCAACGTGGACGTGAAGCGCGACCTCGTGATCGCCGACGGCCCGGTGGACGTGCTCGACCACGCCGCCACGCACTTCGCGTTCGGCGGGAAGATCGGCGTGGACGCGACGCGGAAGTGGCGGGAGGAGGGCGGGCGCGAGTGGCCGGAGGTGTGCGTCCACCCGCCCGAGGTGATCGCGCGGATGGACGCGCTGTACGAGCGGCTGGTCCCCGGCGCGGAGCGGCCGCGCCGGCCGCGCATCGCGCCGCCGCCGGCCGCGTCGTGGAAGCCGCCCAGCGGAGGGATCCTCCAGTGAGCGTCCCCCTCCCCGGCGAGGCGCAGCGCGGCTCGGCGGTGCGGGCGATGTTCGACCGCATCGCCCCCCGCTACGACCTGCTCAACCGCGTGATGACGCTGAAGGTCGATCAGGCCTGGCGCCGGCGGCTCCTCGCGGACCTGGCGCCGCGCGACGGCGAGGCCCTGCTCGACCTGTGCGCCGGCACCATGGACGTCGCCGCCCTCGCCCGCCGGCGCTCGCCGGGCCTCCGGATCGTCGGCGCGGACTTCTCGTTCCAGATGCTCGCGCGCGGCGTCGAGAAGACGGGGCTGCCCGCCTCGCAGGCGGACGCGATGGCGCTCCCCTTCCACGCGTCGCGCTTCGACCTCGCCACCGTGACGTTCGGGATGCGCAACCTGGAGCGCTTCGAGTTGGGGCTCGCCGAGCTCGCGCGCGTGCTGAAGCCCGGCGGCCGCCTCGGCGTCCTCGAGTTCTTCCGGCCCGAGTCGACCGGCTCGCGCTTCGTCCACGGCGCGTACAACCGGCTCGCGCTGCCGGTCCTGGGGCGCATCCTCTCGCCGGATCCGGAGGCGTACCGCTACCTCGTCGCCTCCATGGAGCGGTTCGCGTCGCGCCCGGAGTTCGAGGAGGCGGCCCGGCGCGCCGGCTTCCGCGAGGTGCGGGGCGAGACGCTCTTCCCCGGGGTCTGCGGCCTCGTCACGGCGGTGCGGGCATGAAGCTCGTGGTGGCCGTCTCGGGCGCGACGGGCGCCCCCTACGCGAGGCGGCTCCTCGACTTCCTCGCCGCCAACGGGGAGAGGCACGGCGTCTCCGTGGACCTGGTCTTCACCCAGACCGGCAAGCAGGTGTGGAAGCAGGAGATCGGCGCGGAGCCGCGCTACCCGTTCCCGGTCTGGAAGAACCAGGACTTCACCGCGCCGTTCGCGTCGGGCTCCGCGCTCTACGACGGCATGGTGATCGTCCCCTGCTCGTCGGGCGCGCTCGCGCGCATCGCGCACGGCATCTCCATCGACCTCGTGGGCCGCGCCGGGGACGTGATGCTGAAGGAGGGGAAGAAGCTCGTGCTCGTGCTCCGCGAGACGCCGCTCTCGCTCGTGCACGCGCGCGCCATCGCGCAGGTCATCGAGGCGGGGGCCACCGTCCTGCCCGCCTCGCCGTCGTTCTACTCCGGGCCGAAGACCATCGACGCGCTCGTGGACACGGTGGTGTCCCGGGTGCTCGACCGCCTCGGCCTGCCGAACGAGCTCATGAAGCGCTGGGAAGGCCTATCAGGTTCTGGCCGGGGGGATGCGGCCCCCGATCCGATGGAGGAGCCGTAGATGATCTCGACCCTCGCGCACCGCGCGCTCGAGCGCGACGGCCTCGGGCCGATCCGCGACAAGGTCCTCGCCGGCGAGCGGCTCGGCGACGCGGACGCGCTCCGGCTCCTGGAGGCGGCGGACCTCGCCGCGGTGGGCGCCCTGGCGAACCACGTCCGCGAGGCGCGCCACGGCGATCTCACCTTCTACAACCGCAACGTCCACCTGAACCCGACGAACGTCTGCGTCGCGACCTGCAAGTTCTGCTCGTTCGCGCGCAAGGACGATCAGGCCGCCTCCGAGGGCTACACGATGTCCCTCGACGAGGCCGTGCAGAAGGTCCTCTCGCGCCGCGGGCTCGGGATCACCGAGGTGCACATCGTCTCCGGGCTGCACCCGGACCTGCCCTGGGAGTACTACCCGGAGCTGCTGCGCCGCATCCGCCAGGCCTGGCCCGAGCTCGCCATCAAGGCCTTCACCGCCATCGAGATCCACTTCTTCGCGGAGAAGTTCGGGAAGAGCTACGAGCAGGTGCTGCGCGAGCTGCACGAGGCCGGCATGGACACCATGCCCGGCGGGGGCGCCGAGATCTTCGCGACGCGCGTGCGCCGCAAGATCTGCGACGACAAGGCCACCGCCGAGCAGTGGCTCGAGATCCACCGCACCGCCCACCGGCTGGGCCTCAAGACCAACGCCACCATGCTCTACGGCCACATCGAGCGGCTCGACGAGCGCGTGGACCACATGCGGCTCCTGCGCGAGCTGCAGGACGAGACCGGCGGCTTCCAGGTCTTCATCCCGCTCGCCTTCCACCCCGAGCACAACATGATCGGCAAGGCCTTCCCCAAGCCGACCGGGTACGACGCGCTGCGCACCCTCGCGGTGGCGCGGCTGTACCTCGACAACTTCGACCACGTGAAGGCGTACTGGGTCTCGCTCGGCGAGCGGCTCGCGCAGACGTCGCTCGCGTTCGGCGTGGACGACGTCGACGGCACCGTGCTCGAGGAGCGCATCTACCACATGGCCGGCTCGACCGTCCCGCAGGCGCTCTCGGAGCGGACGCTGCACGAGCTCATCCGCGCCGCGGGCCGCGTGCCCGCCGAGCGCGACAGCCTGTACCGCGTCCTGAAGGTGCATGAGCAGCCGCCGAGCGACGCGCCCGGACGCCTGCAGGTCACCGCCTGACTGGAATCGAGCCCATGCCGAAGCTCCGCGCCGCAGCCGTCTCCTTCCTGAACGCGCACCCGCTCACCGTCGGGCTCGAGGGCTCCGACCGGATCGAGCTCGTCCCCGCCGAGCCGTCGCGGTGCGCCGCGATGCTGGAGGACGGCGAGGTGGATCTCGCGCTCGTCTCGGTCGCGGCCCTCACCAAGGGCGAGTACGAGATCGTCCCGGGCATCGCCATCGGCGCGGACGGGCCGGTGCAGACGGTGGTCCTCGCCGGCGAGCAGTCGCCCGCGATCTGGGACGAGGTGTTCCTCGACACGGCCTCGCGCACCTCGCACGTGCTCGCCAAGCTCGTGCTCGACGCGATGGGCGTTCACCCCAAGTTCACGCCGATGCACGCGGACGAGGGGCTCGCGCGCGCCAAGGGGACGAAGGGCGCGCTCGTCATCGGGGACCGCGCCTTCGGCGTGCGGGCGAACCACGTGCTCGACCTCGGGCGCGAGTGGACGCACCTCACCGGCCTGCCCATGATCTTCGCCCTGTGGGCCGCGCGCCCGGGGCGCGTCTCGCCGGAGGACGTGCAGGAGCTGACGCGCGCCGCGCAGCACGGCCTCGGCGTCCGCACCGAGCTCGCCCAGCGCTTCGCCGCGCAGAAGGGCGGCGATCCGGAGCGCTTCCGGCGCTACCTCACGCAGCGCATCCGCTACGGGCTCGGGCCGCACGAGCTGGACGGCCTGGAGGCCTTCCTCGGCAGGGCGGCCGAGAAGGGGTTCCTGCCGCCCATGAAGCTGCGCTTCGTCGACGACGTGGTCCGCACGACGCGCACGCGGCGGCTGGTGTCGCTCGACACCGCGCTGCAGAAGGGCGCCGACGGCGAGCGCCTCGACGCGGACGAGGCGGAGCTCCTCGACGAGAAGGCGCCGCTCCTCGAGCTCGGCCTCGCCGCCGACGCCCGCCGCCGCGCGCTCCACCCGGACGGAGCGGTCACGTACATCGTATCGCGGAACGTGAACTACACGAACGTCTGCACCACGGCGTGCCACTTCTGCGCGTTCTACCGGCCGCGCGGCCACAAGGAGGCCTACGTCCTCGACCGCGACGAGCTGACCCGCAAGATCGACGAGACCGTCGCCCTCGGCGGCATCGAGATCCTGCTCCAGGGCGGCCTGCACCCCGACCTCGGCGTCGAGTGGTACGAGGACCTCTTCCGCTGGGTGAAGGCGAGGTGGCCGGCGATCAACCTGCACGCCCTCTCCCCCGAGGAGATCTGGCACATCGCCCGCACGAGCGAGCTGCCGCTCGACGACACCATCGCGCGGCTCATCGCGGCCGGCCTCGACTCGATCCCCGGCGGCGGCGCGGAGATCCTCGACGACGAGGTCCGCCGCCGGATCGCCCCGCTCAAGTGCTCCAGCGACGAGTGGCTGTCGGTCATGCGGGCGGCCCATTTGAAGGGGCTGCGCAGCACGGCCACCATGATGTTCGGGGTGGGCGAGGAGCCCCGCCACCGGGTCGCCCACCTCGTGCGCCTGCGCGAGCTGCAGGACGAGACGCGCGGCTTCACCGCCTTCATCTGCTGGCCGTTCCAGTCGGCCAACACCCGCCTCACCGCGTCCGACACGAGCGCGCAGGCCTACCTCAGGGTCAACGCGGTCTCGCGGCTCGTCCTCGACAACGTGCCGAACCTGCAGGCCTCCTGGGTGACCATGGGCGGCGGGGTCGCGCAGGCCTCCCTGCACATGGGCTGCAACGACTTCGGCTCGGTGATGATCGAGGAGAACGTGGTCTCCGCGGCCGGCACGACGTTCCAGATGGACGCGGAGGAGGTCGAGCGGCACATCCGCGACGCGGGCTTCCGGCCGGCGCGGCGGAACATGAGGTACGAGCGCGTGGGGGACGCCGCGGCGTGATCCCGAGGGTGTACAGCGCGCCCTGGGTGCTGACGGGGAGGGGGACTGCCCCCTCCTCCGCTCGCCCTGAGCCTGTCGAAGGGCGAGCGACCGCGATCCCGGACGGCGCCGTCGCGCTCGACGGCGATCGCGTGGTCGCCGTCGGCCCGCGCGCCGAGCTCGAGGCCCGCTTCGGCCGGGGCCAGCGGCTCGACGCGGTGATCCTCCCCGCGCTGGTGAACGCCCACGTGCACCTCGAGCTCTCGCACATGGCCGGGCGGGTCGCCGGCGGCGAGGGGCTCCCCTCCTGGATCCAGCTCTTCCTCTCCGCGCGCGCCCACGCGAGCCGCGAGCAGCAGGTGCAGGCGATGATCATGTCCGCCGAGGACATGGTCCGCTTCGGCGTCGCGGCGGTGGGCGACGTCTCGAACACGCTCGGCTCGGTGCAGCCGCTCGCCCAGGTCGGGATCGGCGGGACGGTCTACCACGAGGTGTTCGGCGTGACGCCCGCGCGGATCGAGGCGGCCCTCGCCGGCGCCCGGGCGGCGCGCGCCTCCTGCCCGCCCGCGGCGGGGCTGCGCGTCGTGCTGTCGCCGCACGCGGTCTACTCGACCCACGGCCCCACGCTCGCGCAGCTGCTCCGCGCCGGGCCGGCCTCCATCCATCTGGCGGAGGACCCGGCGGAGCGCGCGCTGTGCGCCACCGGGACGGGCGACTTCGCGCGGATGTACACCTCCCTCGGCGCGCCACGCTCGCTCCGCCCGCACGCGCGCTCGCCGGTCGCGTTCGTCGCCGAGCACCTCGCGCCCCATCACCTCGTCGTCCACTGCGTCGACGTGGACGAGGACGACGTGGCGCTCCTCGCCGCCACCGGGGCGACGGTCGTCCTCTGCCCGCGCTCCAACCGCTACATCGTGGGGAAGCTCCCGCCGCTCGCGGCGTTCCTCGAGGCCGGCGTGCCGCTCGCCGTGGGCACCGACTCGCTCGCCTCCTGCCCGTCGCTCTCGCCCCTCTGCGATCTCGCCCTCCTCCGCCGCGAGCTCCCGCAGGTCCCGGCCTCGGACCTCCTGCCGCTCGCCTGGAACGGCCCCGCCGTCGGCGCGCCGCACGTGGGGGCCCTCGCCCCCGGCACGGCCCCGGGCGTCCTCTCCGCGCCGCTCCGCGGCGCGCGCGTGGAGGACCCCTTCGACTTCGTCGTCTCGACGTTCGGCGCCGAGGAGCGCCCCTTCACCTGGCTCGCGCGCCCGCGCGCGGAGGCCCTCGCATGACCGCCCCCACCCCCGCCCGCGCCGCGCCCCGCGCCCCCGGCGGGACCGTCGCCGCCCTCGCGCGGATGGTGAAGCTCAGCCACTCGCTCTTCGCGCTGCCGTTCGTGGCCGCCGCGGTCGTGCTCGTCTCGCGCGACGCGCGGCTCGAGCCGTTCCGGCTCGCGCTCGTCGCCCTGGCGGTCGTCGCGGCGCGCACCGCGGCGATGGCGATGAACCGCCTCGCCGACCGGCCCTTCGACGCGAGGAACCCGCGCACCGCGCGGCGCGAGCTCGTGACGGGCGAGGTCTCCCCCGCGGCCGCGTGGGCGCTCCTCGCCGGGAGCGGCGCCGCCTTCGTCCTCGCGGCGGCGCTGATCGCGCCCATCTGCGGTTGGCTCTCCCTGCCGGTGCTCGCCATCCTGCTCGGCTACTCGTACGCGAAGCGCTTCACCTGGGCCTGCCACCTCTGGCTCGGCGTCGCGCAGGCGCTGGCGCCGATCGGGGTCGCCATCGCCCTCACCGGCACGGCGCCGCTCCCCGCCGTCGTGCTCGGCCTCGGGGTGGGCGCCTGGATCGCCGGCTTCGACGTCTTCTACTCGCTGCAGGACGCGGACTACGACCGCAGCGTCGGGCTCCGCTCCATCCCGGCGCGGTTCGGCGTCGCCGGCGCGATCGCCTGGGCGCGCGGCCTGCACGTGCTCGCCGTCGCGGGCGTGGCCGCGGCGGGCGCGCTCGCCGGGCGCGGGGCGGGGTGGCTCGCGGGG includes:
- a CDS encoding menaquinone biosynthesis decarboxylase, whose amino-acid sequence is MAYRSLREFLDRLEKAGELLRVKEPVDPVLEMAALADRAAKQGGPALLFENVKGRAPGGFPVAMNLFGTRRRASWALSSEDFEEHARELRSLLHMAPPQSLWDKLKMLPKLGKLATMTPKHVSSAASQEVVLREPDLGQLPVLTTWPHDGGPFVTLPQVITRDPDTGIRNVGMYRLQVLGPRRLAMHWQLHKTATAHYRGYRKRGEPMPVAIALGGDPALTYCASAPLPPNVDEYLFAGFLRGEAVRMTKGVAVDLDVPADADLVIEGYVDTAAPLVREGPFGDHTGFYSLADDYPALDVVAVTHRRGAIYPATVVGPPPVEDQWLGKATERIFLPMLQMIFPEIVDMAMPVEGVFHNLCLISIKKEHPGQAKKVIHGLWGSGQMAQTKTLVVFDDDVDVQDVPQAAWRAFANVDVKRDLVIADGPVDVLDHAATHFAFGGKIGVDATRKWREEGGREWPEVCVHPPEVIARMDALYERLVPGAERPRRPRIAPPPAASWKPPSGGILQ
- a CDS encoding ubiquinone/menaquinone biosynthesis methyltransferase, with translation MSVPLPGEAQRGSAVRAMFDRIAPRYDLLNRVMTLKVDQAWRRRLLADLAPRDGEALLDLCAGTMDVAALARRRSPGLRIVGADFSFQMLARGVEKTGLPASQADAMALPFHASRFDLATVTFGMRNLERFELGLAELARVLKPGGRLGVLEFFRPESTGSRFVHGAYNRLALPVLGRILSPDPEAYRYLVASMERFASRPEFEEAARRAGFREVRGETLFPGVCGLVTAVRA
- a CDS encoding UbiX family flavin prenyltransferase → MKLVVAVSGATGAPYARRLLDFLAANGERHGVSVDLVFTQTGKQVWKQEIGAEPRYPFPVWKNQDFTAPFASGSALYDGMVIVPCSSGALARIAHGISIDLVGRAGDVMLKEGKKLVLVLRETPLSLVHARAIAQVIEAGATVLPASPSFYSGPKTIDALVDTVVSRVLDRLGLPNELMKRWEGLSGSGRGDAAPDPMEEP
- the mqnE gene encoding aminofutalosine synthase MqnE yields the protein MISTLAHRALERDGLGPIRDKVLAGERLGDADALRLLEAADLAAVGALANHVREARHGDLTFYNRNVHLNPTNVCVATCKFCSFARKDDQAASEGYTMSLDEAVQKVLSRRGLGITEVHIVSGLHPDLPWEYYPELLRRIRQAWPELAIKAFTAIEIHFFAEKFGKSYEQVLRELHEAGMDTMPGGGAEIFATRVRRKICDDKATAEQWLEIHRTAHRLGLKTNATMLYGHIERLDERVDHMRLLRELQDETGGFQVFIPLAFHPEHNMIGKAFPKPTGYDALRTLAVARLYLDNFDHVKAYWVSLGERLAQTSLAFGVDDVDGTVLEERIYHMAGSTVPQALSERTLHELIRAAGRVPAERDSLYRVLKVHEQPPSDAPGRLQVTA
- the mqnC gene encoding cyclic dehypoxanthinyl futalosine synthase, translated to MPKLRAAAVSFLNAHPLTVGLEGSDRIELVPAEPSRCAAMLEDGEVDLALVSVAALTKGEYEIVPGIAIGADGPVQTVVLAGEQSPAIWDEVFLDTASRTSHVLAKLVLDAMGVHPKFTPMHADEGLARAKGTKGALVIGDRAFGVRANHVLDLGREWTHLTGLPMIFALWAARPGRVSPEDVQELTRAAQHGLGVRTELAQRFAAQKGGDPERFRRYLTQRIRYGLGPHELDGLEAFLGRAAEKGFLPPMKLRFVDDVVRTTRTRRLVSLDTALQKGADGERLDADEAELLDEKAPLLELGLAADARRRALHPDGAVTYIVSRNVNYTNVCTTACHFCAFYRPRGHKEAYVLDRDELTRKIDETVALGGIEILLQGGLHPDLGVEWYEDLFRWVKARWPAINLHALSPEEIWHIARTSELPLDDTIARLIAAGLDSIPGGGAEILDDEVRRRIAPLKCSSDEWLSVMRAAHLKGLRSTATMMFGVGEEPRHRVAHLVRLRELQDETRGFTAFICWPFQSANTRLTASDTSAQAYLRVNAVSRLVLDNVPNLQASWVTMGGGVAQASLHMGCNDFGSVMIEENVVSAAGTTFQMDAEEVERHIRDAGFRPARRNMRYERVGDAAA
- a CDS encoding amidohydrolase family protein, yielding MVAVGPRAELEARFGRGQRLDAVILPALVNAHVHLELSHMAGRVAGGEGLPSWIQLFLSARAHASREQQVQAMIMSAEDMVRFGVAAVGDVSNTLGSVQPLAQVGIGGTVYHEVFGVTPARIEAALAGARAARASCPPAAGLRVVLSPHAVYSTHGPTLAQLLRAGPASIHLAEDPAERALCATGTGDFARMYTSLGAPRSLRPHARSPVAFVAEHLAPHHLVVHCVDVDEDDVALLAATGATVVLCPRSNRYIVGKLPPLAAFLEAGVPLAVGTDSLASCPSLSPLCDLALLRRELPQVPASDLLPLAWNGPAVGAPHVGALAPGTAPGVLSAPLRGARVEDPFDFVVSTFGAEERPFTWLARPRAEALA
- a CDS encoding 4-hydroxybenzoate octaprenyltransferase, yielding MTAPTPARAAPRAPGGTVAALARMVKLSHSLFALPFVAAAVVLVSRDARLEPFRLALVALAVVAARTAAMAMNRLADRPFDARNPRTARRELVTGEVSPAAAWALLAGSGAAFVLAAALIAPICGWLSLPVLAILLGYSYAKRFTWACHLWLGVAQALAPIGVAIALTGTAPLPAVVLGLGVGAWIAGFDVFYSLQDADYDRSVGLRSIPARFGVAGAIAWARGLHVLAVAGVAAAGALAGRGAGWLAGTVVLAAVVAAEHVYVAPRGQLRQERINVAFFNYNAFAAVAFALCALADLALA